From the Shewanella amazonensis SB2B genome, one window contains:
- a CDS encoding Glu/Leu/Phe/Val dehydrogenase dimerization domain-containing protein, translating to MAVFNHVSYDEHEQVVFCHDKESGLKAIIAVHNTNLGPAVGGCRMWNYQSDEEALNDVLRLSRGMTYKNALAGLTMGGGKSVIIADPKTQDREALFRAFGRFINTLGGKYYSAEDVGTTTADIMIAHQETPYMAGLEGKSGDPSPFTALGTFLGIKAAVKHQRGLDSLKGLKIAVQGVGHVGYYLCKHLHEEGAELIVTDIHQASLDKVATEFGAAVVAPQDIYSQDVDIYAPCALGATINDATLPLLKAKIVAGCANNQLAEPRHGQMLKDMGILYAPDYVINAGGIINVSFENDYDAARSTAKVEKIYDTLLTIFTAADEQNRTTGAVADEMARAIIDAARK from the coding sequence AATTATTGCCGTGCACAATACCAATCTGGGCCCTGCGGTGGGTGGTTGCCGTATGTGGAACTACCAGTCTGACGAAGAAGCGCTGAACGACGTACTTCGCCTCTCCCGCGGCATGACCTATAAAAATGCCCTCGCCGGCCTGACCATGGGTGGTGGCAAGTCAGTGATCATTGCCGATCCCAAGACCCAGGACAGAGAAGCCCTGTTCCGTGCCTTTGGCCGCTTTATCAATACCCTGGGTGGCAAGTATTATTCCGCTGAAGACGTGGGCACCACCACGGCCGACATCATGATTGCCCACCAGGAGACCCCTTACATGGCCGGTCTGGAAGGCAAGAGTGGCGACCCATCCCCTTTCACTGCCCTGGGGACTTTCCTTGGGATCAAAGCTGCCGTTAAACATCAGCGCGGTCTCGACAGCCTCAAGGGGCTGAAAATCGCCGTTCAGGGCGTGGGCCACGTTGGCTACTACCTGTGTAAGCACCTGCACGAAGAAGGCGCAGAACTTATCGTGACAGACATTCATCAGGCATCTCTGGACAAGGTTGCCACCGAGTTTGGTGCGGCTGTTGTTGCCCCACAGGACATCTACTCTCAGGACGTTGATATCTATGCTCCTTGCGCCCTGGGAGCCACCATTAACGACGCTACTCTGCCACTGCTCAAGGCCAAGATTGTGGCCGGTTGTGCCAACAACCAGCTGGCCGAGCCACGTCACGGCCAGATGCTGAAAGACATGGGTATCCTCTACGCCCCTGACTACGTAATTAACGCTGGCGGTATCATCAACGTGTCGTTCGAAAACGACTACGATGCAGCCAGGTCCACTGCCAAAGTGGAGAAGATTTACGACACCCTGCTGACCATCTTTACTGCCGCAGACGAGCAGAACCGCACCACAGGTGCCGTTGCCGACGAAATGGCCCGCGCCATTATCGACGCCGCCCGTAAGTAA